One part of the Actinomycetota bacterium genome encodes these proteins:
- a CDS encoding DNA cytosine methyltransferase: MNFNSVEICSGAGGQAFGLEMAGFDHSALVEIEPVACETLRANRPHWNVIQRDLCAFDATEYKGVDLLAGGVPCPPFSKAGKQLGARDERDLFPEAIRLVDECRPAAVMLENVRGLLDAVFDDYRNKVEHQLSSLGYVPGWRLLNASDFGVSQLRPRVVFVGIRKDIANRFEWPVPHTVEPSTVGELLHDLMGANGWRAVDEWRKRANSIAPTLVGGSKKHGGPDLGPTRARHAWESLGVDGRGLWDAAPDPDFVGMPRLTTRMTARVQGFPDDWQFAGRKTATYRQIGNAFPPPVAEAVARQIAKALSTRRSFKVA, encoded by the coding sequence TTGAACTTCAACTCGGTTGAGATCTGCTCAGGAGCAGGTGGCCAAGCGTTTGGATTGGAGATGGCTGGGTTCGACCATTCCGCGCTAGTGGAGATCGAACCGGTTGCTTGCGAGACTCTTCGGGCGAACCGGCCCCATTGGAACGTCATCCAGCGCGACTTGTGCGCGTTTGACGCGACCGAGTACAAGGGCGTGGACCTTCTCGCGGGTGGCGTGCCATGCCCGCCGTTCTCCAAGGCTGGCAAGCAGCTGGGCGCCCGCGACGAGCGTGACTTGTTCCCAGAGGCTATTCGTTTAGTCGACGAGTGCCGCCCGGCCGCCGTAATGCTCGAGAACGTCCGCGGCCTTCTGGACGCAGTATTCGACGACTATCGCAACAAGGTTGAACATCAACTCAGCAGCCTTGGATATGTGCCTGGGTGGCGTCTGCTCAACGCATCCGATTTTGGTGTCTCTCAGCTGCGGCCAAGGGTCGTATTCGTTGGGATCCGGAAGGACATCGCAAATCGATTCGAATGGCCGGTACCCCACACGGTCGAACCCTCAACAGTGGGTGAACTCCTGCACGACCTCATGGGGGCAAACGGCTGGCGTGCTGTTGACGAATGGCGCAAGCGCGCGAACAGCATCGCACCGACGCTAGTCGGCGGGTCCAAGAAGCACGGTGGACCCGATCTCGGTCCGACACGCGCCCGCCACGCTTGGGAGTCTCTGGGTGTGGACGGACGCGGATTGTGGGACGCAGCTCCAGATCCCGATTTCGTGGGTATGCCGCGTCTAACCACGCGGATGACCGCGCGAGTGCAGGGCTTCCCTGATGACTGGCAGTTTGCAGGGCGCAAGACAGCCACGTATCGGCAGATCGGCAATGCCTTCCCACCGCCCGTCGCGGAAGCCGTGGCTCGGCAGATAGCCAAGGCGTTGTCCACAAGACGTAGCTTCAAGGTCGCCTGA
- a CDS encoding NgoMIV family type II restriction endonuclease yields the protein MYERAEFAMARRAFHEALLESCLTVDLQGRPSNSDGSNQTSIKIAKGIADLLKAETVGKRAAGQTSGHQFESLCADYVRQTFLKLGHLRPGRWEVQHVRGRNRLEIARYEQYSHLVALDNAAKSDPELAAALGSDYTITPDVVIVRDTEDDETINTPHLLVNDRVATLASLRRREGGLPLLHASISCKWTIRSDRAQNARSEALNLVRNRKGRLPHVVVVTAEPTPSRLASIALGTGDVDCVYHFALYELRETLELLDMQDAADMLTVMVDGDRLKDVSDLPLDLAV from the coding sequence ATGTATGAACGCGCTGAGTTCGCCATGGCCAGGAGGGCTTTCCACGAGGCTCTGCTGGAATCGTGCCTGACTGTCGACCTCCAAGGGCGACCGAGCAACAGCGACGGCTCAAACCAGACGAGCATCAAGATTGCGAAGGGGATTGCGGATCTGCTGAAGGCAGAGACCGTTGGCAAACGCGCAGCGGGTCAGACCTCCGGGCACCAGTTTGAGTCGCTATGCGCCGACTATGTGAGGCAGACATTCCTCAAGCTCGGACACCTGAGACCCGGAAGATGGGAGGTGCAGCACGTTAGAGGCCGCAACCGGCTCGAGATCGCCCGCTACGAGCAGTACTCCCATCTAGTTGCCCTCGACAACGCCGCCAAGAGCGACCCGGAGCTGGCGGCGGCGCTCGGAAGTGACTACACAATCACTCCGGATGTCGTCATCGTCAGAGACACGGAAGATGACGAGACGATCAACACCCCTCACCTGCTGGTGAACGACCGTGTCGCGACACTGGCGAGTCTGAGGCGCAGGGAGGGTGGCCTCCCCCTTCTGCATGCGAGCATCTCCTGCAAGTGGACCATCCGCAGTGACCGCGCACAGAACGCGAGGTCAGAGGCGCTGAACCTGGTCCGCAATCGCAAGGGGCGGCTGCCGCACGTGGTCGTAGTGACTGCAGAGCCAACTCCCAGTAGGCTCGCGTCCATTGCCTTGGGCACCGGCGACGTCGATTGCGTATACCACTTCGCGCTCTATGAGCTACGGGAGACCCTCGAGTTACTCGACATGCAAGACGCCGCTGACATGCTAACCGTCATGGTTGACGGTGACCGTCTGAAGGACGTGTCCGACTTGCCGCTTGATCTCGCCGTCTAG
- a CDS encoding very short patch repair endonuclease, whose amino-acid sequence MAMSRSENMRRIRSEDTLPELELRKVLRELGYTGYRLHRSDVPGKPDVAFVGRGKAIFVHGCFWHGHDCHEGTRKPKSNQDYWIPKIQRNRDRDAANARRLVEAGWTVLVVWECELHDTEALTERLVTFMS is encoded by the coding sequence ATGGCGATGAGCCGGAGTGAGAACATGCGCCGCATCCGCAGTGAGGACACGCTGCCGGAGTTGGAGCTGCGCAAGGTCCTCCGGGAGCTCGGGTACACGGGCTATCGTCTTCACCGGAGTGATGTTCCCGGCAAGCCTGATGTTGCGTTCGTCGGAAGAGGGAAGGCGATCTTCGTACATGGCTGCTTCTGGCATGGCCACGACTGCCATGAGGGAACACGCAAGCCCAAGTCGAATCAGGACTACTGGATTCCAAAGATCCAGCGAAACCGGGATCGAGACGCCGCGAACGCCCGCCGTCTCGTCGAGGCCGGATGGACGGTTCTGGTTGTGTGGGAGTGCGAACTCCACGACACCGAGGCTCTGACAGAGCGGCTGGTCACCTTCATGAGTTAG
- a CDS encoding UDP-glucose/GDP-mannose dehydrogenase family protein — MPWSVTVVGTGYVGLVSAACLAASGHDVTGVDIDESKVAMLRDGKSPIYEPGLEDVLAKGLADGNLSFSTPEGGWSELLGDIVIIAVGTPMADNGAADLSYVRAAVSEIAKAATKPITLVMKSTVPPGTGMHLRARFLQDAAVPIRYCSNPEFLREGHAVEDWFKTDRIVLGAEDPQAVEDMKSLYSDIDAPIVATDIASAETIKYASNAFLSTKISFINEIANLCDRVGADIDDVSHGIGLDARIGSQFLSAGIGYGGSCFPKDTRALDFISTLHGYQFNLLKAVIEVNNRQRLLPVTRLRRRIPDMTGHRVAVLGLSFKPHTDDVRESPALDIVPLLAEEGADVVIYDPLAAEIPVAGASRVDTVWEALEGASAAVLVTEWPEFVGLDWSRVRSVMADPGIIFDGRNILDADAVSLAGLEYMAVGRGRLQISNDL; from the coding sequence ATGCCCTGGTCAGTGACGGTGGTTGGCACCGGCTACGTCGGCCTGGTTTCGGCTGCGTGTCTCGCGGCTTCCGGTCACGATGTGACCGGCGTGGATATCGACGAGTCCAAGGTGGCCATGCTGCGCGACGGTAAGAGCCCGATCTACGAACCGGGACTTGAAGACGTGCTGGCGAAAGGCCTTGCGGACGGCAACCTGAGCTTCTCAACCCCCGAGGGCGGATGGTCAGAGCTTCTGGGCGATATCGTGATCATCGCTGTCGGTACGCCGATGGCCGACAACGGGGCAGCCGATCTGAGCTACGTGCGGGCAGCGGTCTCCGAGATCGCCAAGGCAGCGACCAAGCCGATCACGCTCGTCATGAAGTCCACCGTCCCTCCGGGGACTGGCATGCACCTCCGCGCACGCTTCCTCCAAGATGCCGCGGTGCCGATCCGGTACTGCTCCAACCCCGAGTTCCTCCGCGAAGGCCACGCCGTCGAAGACTGGTTCAAGACCGACCGCATCGTGCTCGGCGCCGAGGACCCGCAGGCCGTCGAGGACATGAAGTCGCTGTACTCCGACATCGACGCCCCGATTGTCGCAACCGACATCGCAAGCGCGGAGACGATCAAGTACGCGAGCAACGCGTTTCTATCGACCAAGATCTCCTTCATCAACGAGATCGCCAACCTGTGCGACCGTGTAGGCGCCGACATCGACGATGTCTCGCATGGAATCGGACTCGACGCCCGAATCGGCTCGCAGTTCCTCAGCGCAGGCATCGGCTACGGCGGCTCGTGCTTCCCCAAGGACACCCGCGCCCTCGACTTCATCTCGACACTCCACGGCTACCAGTTCAACCTGCTCAAAGCCGTCATCGAGGTCAACAACCGCCAGCGCCTGCTCCCGGTGACGCGTTTGCGTCGCCGCATCCCCGACATGACCGGACACCGCGTCGCCGTCCTCGGCCTGTCGTTCAAGCCGCACACCGACGACGTGCGCGAGTCCCCCGCCCTCGACATAGTTCCCCTGCTCGCCGAGGAGGGTGCCGATGTCGTCATCTACGACCCCCTCGCGGCCGAGATACCCGTCGCTGGCGCGAGCCGGGTCGACACTGTGTGGGAAGCGCTCGAGGGTGCCTCGGCTGCTGTGCTCGTCACCGAGTGGCCCGAGTTCGTAGGCCTCGACTGGTCTCGTGTGCGCAGCGTGATGGCCGACCCGGGCATCATCTTCGACGGCCGAAACATCCTCGATGCGGATGCCGTCTCCTTGGCGGGGCTGGAGTACATGGCGGTTGGCCGGGGCAGGTTGCAGATCTCGAACGACCTGTAG
- a CDS encoding glycosyltransferase family 4 protein gives MRVLYVHQFFATRDSSLGLIRSYEFARRMVDDGHQVTMVTSSSRLPEEYSRKMFVRGTIDGIDVRSVHITYSNYMSYPRRIWSFAMFMFGATWLAVTGPRPDVVFATSTPLTVGIPGWIAAALRGAPFVFEVRDLWPEAAIQIGAIRPNSLLARLGTALERFLYRRAKAIIALSPGMVDGVVSTGIAPERVHMIPNACDLDLFEPGDKDPELVERFSLGDKFVVGYAGAIAPTNALEDSVPEAARILAGRGRDDIVFLIAGDGKSLPTLLQAKEDGGLDNLVLAGTLPKREVPRLLRTADVLMTLFKDLPILATNSPNKFFDGLATGRPMIVNSPGWTRELVEEESAGVFVPPGDGAALADAIEQIADDPESALAMGAAGRALAEREFSRDELARRVIGLLGEIVRRSYR, from the coding sequence ATGCGAGTCCTGTACGTCCACCAGTTCTTCGCGACGCGGGACTCCTCGCTTGGGCTCATCCGCTCATACGAGTTCGCACGGCGCATGGTGGACGACGGGCACCAGGTCACCATGGTGACGAGCAGCTCGCGCCTGCCCGAGGAGTACTCACGCAAGATGTTCGTCCGCGGGACCATCGACGGCATCGACGTGCGCTCTGTGCACATCACCTACTCGAACTACATGAGCTACCCGCGTCGAATCTGGTCGTTCGCGATGTTCATGTTCGGGGCCACATGGCTTGCGGTCACCGGACCCAGGCCTGATGTGGTGTTCGCCACATCGACACCGCTCACTGTCGGCATTCCCGGCTGGATCGCAGCGGCATTGCGCGGCGCGCCCTTCGTGTTCGAGGTCCGCGATCTGTGGCCGGAGGCAGCCATCCAGATAGGCGCGATCAGGCCGAACAGCCTGCTCGCCCGTCTTGGCACCGCACTCGAGCGCTTCCTCTACCGGCGCGCGAAGGCGATCATCGCCCTTTCTCCCGGTATGGTCGACGGGGTCGTTTCGACCGGAATCGCCCCCGAAAGGGTCCACATGATTCCGAACGCCTGCGATCTCGACCTCTTCGAGCCCGGCGACAAGGACCCCGAACTCGTCGAGCGGTTCAGCCTGGGCGACAAGTTCGTTGTCGGCTACGCCGGGGCCATAGCACCCACCAACGCGCTCGAAGACTCGGTGCCGGAAGCCGCCCGCATCCTTGCCGGGCGCGGACGGGACGACATCGTGTTCCTCATCGCCGGCGACGGCAAGTCGCTTCCAACCCTCTTGCAGGCCAAGGAGGACGGCGGGCTCGACAACCTCGTGCTGGCCGGGACTCTTCCTAAACGCGAGGTACCCCGCCTGCTCCGAACAGCAGATGTCCTGATGACACTCTTCAAGGATCTGCCGATTCTGGCGACGAACTCGCCCAACAAGTTCTTCGACGGGCTCGCGACCGGTCGTCCGATGATCGTGAACTCCCCGGGTTGGACACGCGAACTCGTCGAGGAAGAAAGCGCCGGTGTCTTCGTCCCACCGGGTGATGGCGCAGCACTCGCCGACGCGATCGAGCAGATCGCCGACGATCCGGAGTCGGCTCTCGCAATGGGGGCAGCGGGCAGAGCGCTCGCGGAGCGCGAGTTCAGCCGCGACGAACTCGCCAGGCGCGTCATCGGCCTTCTTGGAGAGATCGTGCGTCGGTCGTATCGATAG
- a CDS encoding LCP family protein encodes MGKHSARDSKGLGGPRTSHRTARLDDARPAPPRSRKRGPLEESPELPVHRQRRKGLRKRVLAIIGLALLVLILAGGVWAYAFMRSINNEFQDDVVKDDKLAEVLTKPEPAKPFTILLLGSDVRPDEEAARADTIIVAKVDPEAKRVWMISIPRDTRVEVPGYGIEKINAANFHGGPALAVETVEKFLGVPINHYMEIDFEGFQSIVDALGGVYIDVDVEIDDWKAASHSKHHKASHIDPGYQLLDGEYALTYVRSRNFPDSDFTRMQHQQAFFKALAKQSTRWDNLFKLPGAIREFAKATTTDMSVGKMFGVASALRGLAVDSVQTATLVGEWRTPYVWTDEELKDRLVTAFKEGGDIETAKEPDQASEIRPQDVTVTIRNGGGISGIAAQCSDTLKTAGFDVRGVGNANQFVYDETLVVYREGDAAANAAANAAAAVLPAAKVISSRGMYLFNTDVLVVVGKDWPEAYAAAGERAITQ; translated from the coding sequence ATGGGCAAGCACTCGGCGCGAGACAGCAAAGGTCTAGGCGGGCCACGCACGTCACACCGCACTGCGCGGCTCGATGACGCGCGTCCGGCTCCACCGCGTTCGCGCAAGCGAGGGCCTCTCGAGGAGTCGCCCGAACTGCCCGTTCACCGACAGCGTCGCAAGGGTCTGCGCAAGCGCGTGCTCGCCATCATCGGGCTTGCGCTGCTCGTGCTCATACTCGCCGGTGGCGTGTGGGCGTACGCCTTCATGCGCTCGATCAACAACGAGTTCCAGGACGATGTCGTCAAAGACGACAAGCTGGCGGAGGTTCTCACGAAGCCGGAGCCGGCGAAGCCGTTCACGATCCTTCTCCTTGGCAGCGATGTCAGGCCGGATGAGGAGGCAGCGCGCGCGGACACGATCATCGTGGCCAAGGTGGATCCCGAAGCGAAGCGCGTCTGGATGATCTCCATCCCGCGCGATACCCGGGTCGAGGTCCCCGGCTATGGAATCGAGAAGATCAACGCCGCCAACTTCCATGGCGGACCGGCGCTGGCCGTCGAAACCGTCGAGAAGTTCCTCGGCGTTCCGATCAACCACTACATGGAGATCGACTTCGAAGGCTTCCAGAGCATCGTCGACGCGCTTGGGGGAGTCTACATCGACGTCGACGTAGAGATCGATGACTGGAAGGCGGCGAGCCACAGCAAGCACCACAAGGCGAGCCACATCGATCCCGGATACCAGCTTCTCGACGGCGAGTACGCGTTGACCTACGTGCGAAGCCGCAACTTCCCGGACTCGGATTTCACCCGGATGCAACACCAGCAGGCCTTCTTCAAGGCGCTTGCGAAGCAGTCGACCCGTTGGGACAACCTGTTCAAGCTTCCCGGGGCCATCCGCGAGTTTGCGAAGGCCACAACAACCGACATGAGTGTTGGCAAGATGTTCGGGGTGGCGAGTGCCTTGCGAGGGCTCGCTGTGGATAGCGTGCAAACGGCCACCCTCGTGGGCGAGTGGCGGACCCCGTACGTCTGGACCGACGAGGAGCTCAAGGACCGTCTGGTGACGGCGTTCAAGGAAGGCGGGGACATCGAGACCGCCAAGGAGCCCGACCAGGCGAGTGAGATCAGACCGCAAGACGTGACGGTCACCATACGCAACGGCGGGGGCATCAGCGGAATCGCCGCACAGTGTTCCGACACGCTCAAGACCGCCGGGTTCGACGTGCGTGGGGTCGGCAACGCGAACCAGTTCGTCTATGACGAGACGCTTGTCGTCTACCGGGAGGGCGACGCTGCGGCCAACGCTGCGGCCAACGCTGCGGCTGCCGTGCTTCCGGCGGCCAAGGTGATTTCGAGCAGAGGGATGTATCTGTTCAACACCGACGTTCTCGTCGTTGTCGGAAAGGACTGGCCGGAGGCGTATGCCGCCGCCGGTGAGAGGGCCATCACGCAGTAG
- a CDS encoding nucleotide sugar dehydrogenase, which yields MALDQRLADGTAVLGVVGLGYVGLPLAVEMGKAGHRVVGFDVSTEKVGLAGAGTSYIPDVSVEDLTALVEAGLFEATTDFARVSECDALAICVPTPLDDMKEPDTSYMERAAESITPHLHADMLVTLESTTYPGTTEEIIQPIIERSGLTVGTDIYLAFSPERVDPGNRTHQTKNTPKVVGGVTPACTAHAVALYERFIDTVVPVSSTRAAEMTKLLENIFRSVNIALVNELLVLSERMGINLWEVIDAAKTKPFGFMPFYPGPGLGGHCIPIDPFYLSWKAREYDFHTEFIELSGKTNEFMPYYVVQRLMDALNGHRKALGGSRVLILGVAYKSDIDDMRESPAIKIAELLLAKEADLVFHDPYVARFTVAGAEIPRVDLTAEELAAADAILLVTDHSNVDYELVASSAALVLDTRNALRAHDGDNVVRL from the coding sequence ATGGCACTCGATCAGCGTCTCGCCGACGGCACCGCAGTCCTTGGTGTGGTTGGCCTCGGCTATGTCGGCCTTCCGCTGGCTGTCGAGATGGGCAAGGCGGGACATCGTGTCGTTGGGTTCGACGTCTCGACGGAGAAAGTCGGTCTCGCCGGCGCGGGCACGAGCTACATCCCCGATGTCTCTGTCGAGGATCTGACCGCGCTCGTTGAAGCCGGCCTATTTGAGGCGACGACCGACTTCGCCCGCGTGTCCGAGTGCGACGCTTTGGCGATCTGCGTGCCGACACCGCTCGACGACATGAAGGAGCCCGACACGAGCTACATGGAAAGAGCGGCTGAGTCGATCACCCCGCACCTGCACGCTGACATGCTCGTCACGCTCGAGTCGACCACCTATCCAGGCACGACCGAGGAGATCATCCAGCCCATTATTGAGCGGTCGGGGCTGACTGTCGGCACCGATATCTACCTTGCGTTCTCACCTGAGCGCGTCGACCCCGGCAACAGGACGCACCAGACCAAGAACACCCCGAAGGTTGTCGGCGGGGTCACGCCAGCGTGCACCGCTCACGCTGTCGCACTATACGAGCGCTTCATCGACACAGTTGTACCTGTCAGTTCCACCCGCGCAGCCGAGATGACCAAGCTGCTCGAGAACATCTTCCGGAGCGTGAACATCGCGCTCGTGAACGAGCTTCTGGTGCTGTCCGAGCGAATGGGCATCAACCTTTGGGAAGTAATCGACGCGGCCAAGACGAAGCCGTTCGGCTTCATGCCGTTCTATCCCGGCCCAGGCCTTGGCGGTCACTGCATCCCGATCGATCCGTTCTACCTCTCGTGGAAGGCCCGTGAGTACGACTTCCATACGGAGTTCATCGAGCTATCCGGCAAGACCAACGAGTTCATGCCGTACTACGTCGTCCAGCGCCTGATGGACGCTCTCAACGGGCACCGCAAGGCACTTGGTGGTTCGCGCGTGCTCATCCTTGGCGTGGCGTACAAGAGCGACATCGACGACATGCGGGAGTCCCCGGCCATCAAGATCGCGGAACTGCTTCTCGCCAAGGAAGCCGACCTGGTCTTCCACGACCCCTACGTGGCGCGCTTCACCGTTGCCGGCGCGGAGATTCCCCGTGTCGACCTGACTGCCGAGGAACTCGCCGCCGCAGATGCGATTCTGCTGGTGACCGATCACTCGAACGTGGACTACGAGCTTGTTGCCTCCTCGGCGGCGCTGGTTCTCGACACGCGCAACGCTTTGAGAGCCCACGATGGCGACAACGTGGTCCGCTTGTAG